One segment of Natronosalvus halobius DNA contains the following:
- a CDS encoding PQQ-binding-like beta-propeller repeat protein, whose protein sequence is MAGVDIQNTGYHPTATGPTSSVSERWRLETGGRITGGAAIADGTAYIGDWDSGFYAIDIHSGDVIWESDELLGDLPGTPAVLNNQVYLNTNGLLLSGNVSNGGKIWESKWNAYTTVGSPTAAGGSIYANTDEGLVIQFNGNSGSAEWTHEISGRGTNTPILSEGILYTMGVPHFVYAIDIETQARIWETEVDETVTGLTAGENHVYAGIRQKESVCAFEKETGEITWECDVGNTVISSVSYDSNSLFVTTRDGVACIDTIDGKLKWVSQSGGVWGNVSLTDKLAYTGSKDGVYAFDRETGDERWYYETDGEVASEPAFADGILLIGTREGTIYALE, encoded by the coding sequence ATGGCCGGCGTCGACATTCAGAATACGGGGTATCATCCGACTGCGACCGGTCCGACGAGCTCGGTTTCGGAGCGGTGGCGACTGGAGACCGGTGGTCGGATTACGGGTGGAGCGGCGATTGCTGATGGGACAGCGTATATTGGTGATTGGGATTCGGGTTTTTACGCGATTGATATCCACAGCGGCGATGTGATTTGGGAGTCAGATGAATTGTTGGGTGATCTCCCTGGAACTCCAGCGGTCCTCAATAACCAAGTATATCTAAATACAAATGGACTGTTATTATCGGGCAATGTGAGTAATGGTGGGAAAATTTGGGAGTCAAAATGGAATGCATATACCACTGTTGGAAGCCCAACGGCAGCGGGCGGTTCAATATATGCCAACACGGACGAAGGCCTAGTTATCCAGTTTAATGGTAACTCAGGTAGTGCGGAATGGACTCACGAAATCAGTGGGCGAGGGACTAACACTCCGATACTTTCAGAGGGGATCCTATACACAATGGGGGTTCCTCATTTTGTCTACGCAATTGACATTGAGACGCAAGCACGGATATGGGAAACAGAAGTAGACGAGACAGTAACAGGACTCACTGCTGGTGAAAACCATGTTTATGCGGGAATACGCCAAAAGGAATCGGTCTGTGCATTTGAAAAAGAAACTGGTGAGATCACGTGGGAATGTGATGTTGGGAATACTGTCATCTCATCAGTTAGTTATGATTCAAACTCGCTATTTGTCACAACCCGAGATGGAGTCGCATGTATCGATACAATTGACGGGAAATTAAAATGGGTAAGCCAATCAGGTGGGGTTTGGGGGAATGTATCACTTACGGATAAACTAGCATATACGGGATCTAAAGATGGGGTCTATGCATTCGATAGAGAAACTGGTGATGAACGGTGGTACTATGAAACAGATGGCGAAGTTGCCTCAGAACCGGCTTTTGCTGACGGAATTCTTCTTATCGGAACGAGAGAGGGAACAATATATGCACTCGAGTAA
- a CDS encoding DUF5791 family protein, with the protein MFYEQRLSVPDTRDSLRTEYDDDLRSALEHAGLEQAETETGIGRPTLEALQDGEAPTLTLEEAAQIQSLQDGEPDPETIVELAGEHLLLGMTTAVIDVDTLAADVDGDLGATEIQQKIERRAPMTFEEYVAIQHAIVDRGT; encoded by the coding sequence ATGTTCTACGAGCAGCGCCTTTCCGTCCCGGACACCCGCGACTCGCTTCGAACCGAGTACGACGACGACCTTCGATCGGCACTCGAGCACGCTGGCCTCGAGCAAGCCGAGACCGAAACCGGCATCGGCCGACCGACACTGGAGGCGCTCCAGGACGGGGAGGCACCGACTCTGACTCTCGAGGAGGCCGCCCAGATCCAGTCGCTCCAGGACGGCGAACCTGACCCGGAGACGATCGTCGAACTGGCGGGAGAACACCTGTTGTTAGGGATGACGACGGCCGTCATCGACGTGGATACGCTCGCGGCCGACGTCGACGGCGACCTCGGCGCCACGGAGATTCAACAGAAGATCGAACGTCGTGCACCGATGACGTTCGAGGAGTACGTCGCGATTCAACACGCGATTGTCGACCGCGGCACGTGA
- a CDS encoding DUF7286 family protein — MGYVTRTPTISLADDDRGRVPFALIGVLLLVSSITLVGALQSRPTPKTDVDPAVAMDRTTAATQTAIRHAVLDATDQVASEPIIEPANTPYGDLVNASSDREILENYLALRIYLNVQTNLAGAGQNVRGTTTTVSVLPANDLESLERGMDRVTVSADETGRLDVTIDGVRTTVERDGEVIASRAEPVAVSVPTPLFELQRRTAAYETALNTGALEGSGFGRQFSGRLYPLAWARGYAQYAGMPVSEVIANRHVEVTANSAAYATQRGVFGTQDVDGGDAMRQAWLCLAAKDGDDLYGGYNDGESPSIDSQDVCDSLQYVYGDQVGGNPPEAPSLQDLSGHAPGMDEEQTIAVSESAYMPLRHMFDEKNEHSIPAAFDRVYTVDAASSVTVDETHTRAEPAPPDEGAHWERLDRSPRTYRNTTVTDVTVRDPGRASAYYTYDATVVNGFERTASWNDTRTNETERIETNATARSTFDVRVRLYEADHSPDSRVKARTEYGVHRKYGGTGVYSSDFSDVPDRAANAFVGSRTEAGFERLVSDAAVEAHSGADLERSLEIPSRKRLDADYEYGVLEADVIEDLTAIQADIESLEVTFERADMIKEPGEDGPVEDLVAKVEAERDASIDRRGPYVDPAEKAMYEARLAYFELLLSDLEAVAETHDDVMAGLDDELEEANSGLGDATAYMQEAMSTSEPDPEPIQEVPLLEGVSYRVSGSPSYLVTENVTAERVPAVGNDSEFAPMATRNANYFSIPYDSVMTGILSKIPRLDLGEEEQRVPMRTAGETLRAAKLAEAVGADLDGEISQIEDQINQEITTLSTEIANDINSELFGEKEVNIWDSIESTIKQKKTVDMAAIELGEGNLTESITEQIADDLAEEYPSEFSGREGAWKAKVTAVSRPIISEKIAGQSVSFGSGLEEIDAEIRAEVEQITDEVIKQRLENAEIVNEEGEIVIDEEEEWLQGDAPKRVPAGIPITPVPGYWVATANVWNVNVASKYARFEVTSNTGTPLVTGGTTYVREDKNVSVNIGGNQKRLGSNKAISFRGSTVVVIVVPPGGQGVGDRTGVRTECTETWPDVGYLENSETAACGK, encoded by the coding sequence GTGGGATACGTGACCCGAACGCCCACCATCTCGCTCGCGGACGACGATCGTGGGCGCGTCCCGTTTGCGCTCATCGGCGTATTGCTGCTCGTCAGCAGTATCACCCTCGTGGGCGCACTCCAGTCGCGACCGACCCCCAAAACCGACGTCGATCCCGCCGTCGCGATGGACCGAACGACCGCTGCGACGCAAACGGCCATCCGCCACGCGGTCCTGGACGCGACCGATCAGGTCGCCAGCGAGCCGATTATCGAACCCGCGAACACCCCCTACGGAGACCTCGTCAACGCCAGTAGCGACCGCGAGATTCTCGAGAACTACCTCGCCCTTCGAATCTACCTGAACGTACAGACGAACCTCGCGGGCGCTGGACAGAACGTCCGCGGAACAACCACGACCGTTTCCGTCCTGCCCGCGAACGACCTCGAGTCGCTCGAACGTGGGATGGACCGGGTGACGGTCTCGGCGGACGAGACTGGCCGACTCGACGTGACGATAGACGGCGTCCGAACGACCGTCGAACGTGACGGCGAGGTCATCGCGAGCCGCGCCGAACCCGTAGCGGTCTCCGTGCCAACGCCGCTATTCGAACTCCAGCGTCGGACGGCTGCCTACGAAACCGCACTCAACACCGGTGCGCTCGAAGGATCGGGCTTCGGTCGGCAATTTAGTGGGCGGCTATATCCGCTCGCGTGGGCCCGCGGCTACGCCCAGTACGCCGGGATGCCAGTCTCGGAAGTGATCGCCAATCGCCACGTCGAGGTGACGGCGAACAGCGCCGCCTACGCGACCCAGCGCGGTGTCTTCGGTACCCAGGATGTCGATGGCGGTGATGCCATGCGCCAGGCCTGGCTCTGTCTCGCGGCCAAAGACGGCGACGACCTCTACGGCGGCTACAACGACGGCGAATCGCCGAGCATCGACAGCCAGGACGTGTGTGACTCCCTCCAGTACGTCTACGGCGATCAGGTCGGCGGCAACCCGCCCGAGGCGCCGTCACTGCAGGACCTCTCCGGTCACGCACCCGGGATGGACGAAGAACAGACGATCGCGGTCAGCGAGAGCGCGTACATGCCGCTTCGACACATGTTCGACGAGAAAAACGAGCACTCGATTCCGGCGGCATTCGATCGAGTCTATACCGTCGACGCCGCCTCGAGCGTTACGGTCGACGAAACCCACACGCGAGCAGAACCCGCCCCGCCCGACGAAGGCGCACACTGGGAGCGTCTGGATCGCTCGCCGAGAACGTACCGTAACACGACGGTAACCGACGTCACCGTCCGCGACCCTGGCCGGGCGAGTGCCTATTACACCTACGACGCCACCGTCGTCAATGGCTTCGAACGGACCGCGTCCTGGAACGACACCCGGACGAACGAGACCGAACGGATCGAGACGAACGCGACCGCGAGGAGTACGTTCGACGTGCGCGTTCGTCTGTACGAAGCCGATCACAGCCCGGACTCGAGGGTCAAGGCCCGCACCGAGTACGGCGTTCACCGAAAGTACGGTGGGACCGGCGTCTACTCGAGCGACTTCAGCGACGTCCCAGACAGGGCCGCGAACGCGTTCGTCGGCTCACGCACCGAGGCCGGTTTCGAGAGGCTTGTTTCGGACGCCGCCGTCGAAGCCCACTCCGGAGCCGACCTCGAGCGTTCCCTCGAAATCCCGTCGCGAAAACGACTCGACGCCGACTACGAGTACGGCGTCCTGGAGGCCGATGTGATCGAGGATCTCACCGCGATTCAGGCCGACATCGAGAGTCTCGAGGTGACCTTCGAACGGGCGGACATGATCAAAGAACCTGGCGAGGACGGGCCCGTCGAAGATTTGGTCGCAAAAGTCGAGGCCGAACGGGACGCCTCTATCGACCGACGGGGTCCGTACGTCGACCCGGCGGAAAAGGCGATGTACGAGGCTCGTCTCGCGTACTTCGAACTTCTGCTCTCTGACCTGGAGGCCGTTGCCGAAACGCACGACGACGTGATGGCGGGCCTGGACGACGAGCTCGAGGAGGCGAATTCGGGGCTCGGAGATGCGACGGCGTATATGCAAGAGGCGATGAGCACGTCGGAACCGGATCCGGAGCCGATCCAGGAGGTTCCGTTGCTCGAGGGGGTGAGCTATCGGGTGTCGGGGTCGCCGTCGTATCTGGTGACGGAGAACGTGACGGCCGAGCGGGTACCGGCGGTCGGGAACGATTCGGAATTTGCGCCGATGGCGACGCGAAATGCGAACTACTTCTCGATTCCGTACGATTCGGTGATGACGGGTATTTTGTCGAAAATTCCGAGGTTGGATCTTGGAGAGGAAGAGCAGCGGGTGCCGATGCGGACGGCGGGCGAGACGTTGCGGGCAGCGAAGTTGGCGGAGGCGGTGGGAGCTGACCTGGATGGAGAGATATCACAGATAGAGGACCAGATTAACCAAGAGATCACCACGTTATCTACGGAAATAGCCAATGACATTAATTCTGAATTATTTGGAGAGAAAGAAGTCAACATTTGGGATAGCATTGAGTCTACGATTAAGCAGAAAAAGACAGTTGATATGGCCGCAATTGAGTTAGGTGAAGGAAATCTCACAGAGTCGATCACTGAACAGATTGCCGACGATCTTGCTGAGGAGTACCCAAGTGAATTCAGTGGGAGGGAAGGAGCGTGGAAAGCAAAAGTTACTGCTGTTTCTCGCCCAATTATCTCCGAAAAAATTGCAGGCCAGAGTGTTTCGTTTGGTTCTGGTTTAGAAGAAATTGATGCCGAGATACGGGCAGAGGTTGAGCAGATAACCGACGAGGTAATCAAACAACGATTAGAAAACGCTGAAATAGTCAATGAAGAGGGGGAGATTGTCATTGATGAGGAAGAGGAGTGGTTGCAGGGCGATGCACCAAAACGTGTTCCCGCTGGCATTCCGATCACACCTGTACCTGGATACTGGGTCGCAACAGCAAACGTCTGGAACGTAAACGTAGCGTCGAAATATGCTAGATTTGAAGTCACATCCAATACTGGAACGCCGCTAGTTACTGGAGGAACGACCTATGTTCGAGAGGACAAGAACGTTTCAGTAAATATCGGTGGCAACCAGAAGCGGCTAGGTTCTAACAAAGCAATCTCGTTTCGAGGGAGCACTGTCGTCGTAATTGTTGTTCCGCCTGGTGGACAAGGGGTTGGTGATCGTACAGGGGTTAGAACTGAGTGTACGGAAACGTGGCCCGATGTTGGGTACCTCGAAAATAGTGAGACAGCAGCCTGTGGTAAATAG